The genomic region CAACTGTCatcttttttttggtagaagaGATCAATTGCCATCTTAGAAGATACAAAGTATGGAAGCAAAACAGATTTATAGGAACACAAAACTAAGAAACATAAATGAAGGCCATCTAGAAAAAGAGCTAACCAACAAGAAAGAAGTAAGATTTAACATATTAGCAATTTTTATACTCAGGTTTCttcataattattatattaaaaaaaatgtcaaaataaataatcaattaacaTATCAATTTAAAAGGCTATTGTATTAATTAAAAgtaaattaagaaaatcaatcaaagtaaagaattagTATGATGGtatacttgaaagttgaaagtttcgaaaatattttacatggggcttgatttctttaaataattattaaaaaacccatattttcttctttctaccCTGGCTTTATGTCCTAATTATTCAAAATCTTAGTTCGTCATTGGAAACCCAAAATTCCTAAAAGGGATTTCTTGTGTTAAGGGGAAATTTTCTACTTGGGAAAATTTCTACTTCTACTCGACTCTCTTCCTTGGTTTTTTCTTTCCTGTTTTTGTTGAAAGGTTGGGGTAGCAATTTCCCTCCCACAATTCATTTTCACCCCACAGTTGAacccaaaagtttaagttttGATGTGGAGAGGTTCAACTAGTACATAAATCATGTTTAGTCCAAAACCTTACTGATATGACATTCCCTATGGGTTTCAAATTTTCAGGTGGTAATATCTAGTGTATAACATTTTCAGTTTCTTAACGCACAAAATGCAATATTGAGAAGCGCCTTTCGGCTAGAAATCATTTTTTCAACCAAgcagtatatatatatggagtGATGTCAAAAGCACAGTATACAAAAATACTAATTGATTCTTGACCTAATATTTGTGGTATAAGCACTGCGAGACATCAATTGAAGTAAGGTCAGGAGTTCAATAAATAAATCAGCATAAAGTGATGGAgttcttttttttgaggaatcattttatatgaatcatataaaaatattttgaaggaCCAAATATACCTGGATAGAGTAATGGTGGAATGTGGGAAGAAAACGTTTCTTGCAGTACTCATTAAACATCAAAGTGAGCAAGAGCAGTGGAATTGTTGATATGGAAGCAGCTGGCATTGACTTGAGTCCAAAAAGACCAATCATGGTAATTTGCATGAGAACAATCGCAACAAGAATATAGTGATGAATGTATGGCCAATATTGTCCACATGTCTCGTACACAATTGCATATACATCTTGAATctgcaaaatatatttttatttataagccTTGATATTGATAAGTTGAAAAAATAATGTTgttaacaaaagaaaatcattgaCTTTCAAGGTGTATATCAATCCTCGCAATGACTGAAACAAATGTTAATAGTTCCATTCGTGGAAGTGTGGAAACAAGTTTGATGTTAACTCAAGAAAAAATGGTCAATACATAATGGAAAGTTAAATATGTCAAGATAATTTATccattatccaaaaaaaaattgataatattttaaGGACTTTTTATCAAAAGTGTTGATGATAAAATGATTGTTCCCTAAAGGTCATTAgttattttttggttggttaTGGACATTAAGTAATGTATAATACAACAGCATTGCAATGAAAACTTCTTCTATAGGCAtctttttcttctacttttcagaggaaaagaataaaataaaagaaaaatggccAGAGCTCTACCTGAATTTAAAAAAACCAGATTTGCTGCTTAGTCTTATAGTATACAATCAAATATTGAATGAAGAATGGGCATGAAAGGAAGTTTTAACATTCCTAAACATGTTTTTGGATGGAGTGTGatgagtaaaaatataaaagttaacaaaatctttcttcttcctttctcccATCTTATAACTATTGTCTAGGTTTTAATGACATCATTAGTGTAACAACATAGCTTGAGGGAGTTGAAAAACTAGTGGCATAGAAGTGGTCATTTACATGTAAAACAATACACCTGGTTGATATAAGAAGGTCAGAAGGGTAAGAAATTCAACCTGGTTGATAAAAACAAGATAGCCAAGACAGAAGTAGCCAATAAGAAATGGAAGCAACAATGGTGCGACAACCGCATATACTGTACCAATCAGTACTGACAAGGACACCATAGGGATAATTCTAAAGTAGGGTAGTGAATAAAGATAAGGATCTTTCTCCGTCCCACGGCCAACTGTGTGTGACTTTATAACATCCCAAAAGAGTAAGCCAGGCAGAAGAATCTCCAAAGAAAACCCTGAAAGCCCATCTGTTATGATGTATGTCATGAAGAAATCTGCCTGAAACACAATATATTAGCAGTCAAATCTATAGAAAAAGATCTGTTCAAAGAAAAAAGTGCAGAATAATTAGAATAATTTTCCAGAAATCCcaattttatgtaaaatgtaAAACTGCACCATTACAGATGTAAAATAAATTGGTTCAGTTTctgtttgttcattttttttatgtcctTTTTTCATCACAGCCACAGAAAAtagtttaaaacaaaaaaagatgtaatgaaagaaaaactgaaaatgaatgAAGGTTAACCAAGCTTACTTGAGCAGAGACAGCACTAGCCAGATGACTAGGAAAATTCTTTGGGTGAGAAAAAGATTCTCCAATTTCATCAAGTAATGATCCTGATAACACactcaaaaagaaaacatttccCACTAGAAAATAGAAGACCATGTTGCAAGCTTTAATCTCCTCCTTGCTCTTTGAGATACAACCAGGTAATTTAGCCATCCCAAACATTGCAAAGGGGACAATGTATATAAATCCTTTAAGAATGACACTAGGAAGATACCCTGTCACGACAGAGCTTAATCCTGGTCTGCAGCAAAATAGATGTGTCAAGTTGAAGGAGATTTGGTGAACATTAGATGAAACAATCAAGGAATTATAAACTTATGCAAGTTATAAACATTCCTCGGAGATAGTGATAAGCCTGATAATATATAGACTAAATGCATGCAAATGAAACGAGTGTCACACAATAGAGACAAAAGCTAatgttacaaaaatatataactccTAACAAaattctctctcacacacacaaaaagactAATACAGatattttatgttcttaatttttgtgttcATGTCACACTGAAGTTTGAAGAATTTTTAGCAACTGTTACTTGGTTGCAGACAAAAGCGATAAGTAGAAAAGATTCCACAGATATAATTTATCCCAGAAGAAGCACAGCAGGGACAGAGTCATTACATTAATTCTACAGCCATGACTGGGGGAAACCATTTCTTCAGTTTCTCATATTTGGCAATTCCTTGAACAGCAGTGACTGGGATAGCAAAGAAAATTGTAAGAAGTGATGCTGCAAGAACAACTCCAATTTTGTAAAGTGGAAGTATTCTATATGGAATTGCCAAAGTCCTCCATGATACATCCCTTGGTTCTGGAGCCATTTCGGTGATCCATAGAAGTGGATGTGAGTGCTGCTGAGATTGAGCGGCTAGTGCAGCACCACAACGAGACTTGAATATAACGAAGGCAACAGGTAGCTCCTACAAAAATACAATAACTCAGGAAATGTATATTTGAAATATCTTCAGAAAGGCAAAGAACAATCACAATACGGTTATActcctaaaaatatatagtttgagCAAAGCTACCTTGACTTCATATTACACAGGACACAAAATCCCTtaggtaaattttattttattttatttaaatttttttttatcttaatggtttttttttaaggggatctaagatgattttattaaacatttttttttactcatactAGATGATTGGGGCGTAAAACAGTATTTGAAAAGAACCATGTGCATGCTGTTATGAAGTTTCTCAGTGGAACCTCATCATGATGAGTATCCCTGCACCATTACGACTTCCATAGAACACCCATCACAATACCAGTTGGGCTATATTGTTTAGAGAACCATACGTGCCTATTTTTCACCAATGCCTTTCAACCACCAACACCAGCACTACTGCAATACAACCACCTAAGCAAATTCCTACTCTTCAAATCCTATCATATCCCTCTCAAGCCTCAAGCAATGCCCTACAAGTTTTACCTAAGTGGCCTGAGTCTAGACAAATGCATGAGTAATACCTATTCAAACAAAGAGTTAAAGTGCTGTATGTATATATGAATGGTGCTCCCAATTTCCCACTTGGCCGCTTAAGCATGTATTCAAAGATAGGTATATCAATATTTCTTAACCTAAAATACTCATGGTTTCGTGCTTATGAAGGAATCCAAAAGTATCTAAGCTAGCCAAACCAGAAGATCAAGAACAGTGAATTTCACTATAGAGGTGTAGCAGATTATTAAAAAGTAGAGTGACTTTAGCTATACCTAAAACATTCACTTTATTCTGCTTATCAAGTACTCCACAAGTATCTAAGCTTGAAAAACCAGAGGATCATGACAATTATATTTAACTATGAGGAGTTCAACAGATGCTTACTTTTTATCACATTTTAAATGACTCTAGAAAACACAGCACAAGTTCACTAAGGCAGCAACTTAAGATTCAAGAAAAGATACAGCCACCCATTGTAGAAAAGGACTATATCCGGGAAGAGTGAAAACTATTCCTTCACAAACTTCCTAAAGTTACAAATTATTAGATCAGTACTTTACTTTGCACACTTCTCTAAATCAAAGTATAGTGAAATATAAAGAGCAAGGAAACCTATCCAATTAGCTTAATGGAGAAAATGCTGCAAATACAAATTGCAATGTTGTTGAAAGCATAGGAGATGAAATGCCAAAACCATACAGGAATTTGAATAGAAAAGTACATGacatacaacaacaacataacCTTAGTCCTAAACATTAGGGTTAGCTATAATTCCTCAATAGACTAACCACAGTTCTGTATAGGATCCATTTATAATAAAGTGACTAAACCTATTGCAACCCTTCtcttttttgggggggtgggggggggggggccttGGGACCAAATATGAATCACCAACATTATCTGTGAGCAAAATAGATTATGTCCATGTCTCCAACATTGGAATTAATCATAATTACTGCCACCAACATAATTACCTTTTGCTTGATCACAATTTCATGCTGTGATTGGCGTATCTTTTCACAAAATACTTGAAGGCTGTCCTCGTGCAAGGATATCTTCACAGCATCTTCTCGAGATCCATCCAAGAGCAAAGTTTCTCCCTTATGTTTGTTAGCTGTGGGCCTCTCTCTCAAGTACTGTATCTTTCTTGCAATAGATTCTGCCTGGCTCTACATTTAATAACATCTATAAGAGGTGCCCATCACAAACAGGAAAAAACTGAAAGGGAAGGAGATCTCATGTGTTGCTGTGATAAAATAAGGATGTTcacaaaatatcatatttttacttgAAAATTCCACACGTACTCAGTGAAAACAAAATCACCATCTTCAAAAAGTCAAGCCAGAGGACTAATGACAAAAGTTGATTTTTGTTATAAGATACTGCAATCATTTTATGTATTACCACTGATTTGCACTTGTCATTTTACATCTTTCATTAgaaatgtaaaaaaagaaaagaaaacgaCACTCTTTAAGGCCAATTCTGTGGGACCAAAACTAAAATCTAATTATAAAGGCTATTCTTAAACGTAGAAAACACTCATGCAAACAAGGCTAGAGCCTTACATGCAGCAGTATAATTATGTAAATGGACTGAAAATTCAGCTTAAGAGACCCTCCCATCACAActcaaatacacacacacacacacatatatatgtaattttttcgAATTATAATAACCTGAACAGGTTGTTGCAGGGATGATATCAGTGCCACCCAACATAAAACTATCCACTGAAGAAAATAAACTCTTCACTCAAATATTTCTTGGCTGTATTTCTTGAGGTTTTCCAACATATCCACACTTCTAGTGTGAAGGTCTCAAAGCCTCTTGGAAAAacaccccaaaaaaatttagatactTTTTTAAGAGAGTAACAATTGTGATGGCATCCTCAACAACTATCCATCAACTGTTGAAGAAAAATAACTAAGAAATAGAATCGTAGATGGAAAATATAGATCTGCAAGAAGGAAGCTATGGGCTCATGGACAACTGAAGGCAAATACTGACATAGCCAATAACATGGATGTTCAAAAATTAGCACCTTCAAACCATTCAAAACTTACCAACAACACCTCAAgatctttttctttgtatacCACTTGATAAGAATGATAACTGTATGGATAATGTTTAGAGAAGAAGTGATCAACAGAACACCCACGAGCCTTGTGTTTAGAGCAAATGGGAATTTCCCGAACAAGAATAGTAAACTGGTCAGGTCGATGCCTAATCTTCTGAAGTTGTTGAAtccttttaaccaaaatttcatcatattcctgaggtggaaa from Castanea sativa cultivar Marrone di Chiusa Pesio chromosome 11, ASM4071231v1 harbors:
- the LOC142618034 gene encoding hyperosmolality-gated Ca2+ permeable channel 2.5-like; this encodes MNPHSLFASAAINIGLALVTLTLFSIFKKQPSFAPIYYARRLSNGQQIHFHDQTFSFRRFLPSVSWIPRAFRVTEDEILDSSGLDALVIIRLFKFGIKFFVVCSLVGLVVLLPVNYNGQDVPYQSYHSLDSFTISNITPGSNRLWVHFSCLWILSFYGLYLLYQEYDEILVKRIQQLQKIRHRPDQFTILVREIPICSKHKARGCSVDHFFSKHYPYSYHSYQVVYKEKDLEVLLSQAESIARKIQYLRERPTANKHKGETLLLDGSREDAVKISLHEDSLQVFCEKIRQSQHEIVIKQKELPVAFVIFKSRCGAALAAQSQQHSHPLLWITEMAPEPRDVSWRTLAIPYRILPLYKIGVVLAASLLTIFFAIPVTAVQGIAKYEKLKKWFPPVMAVELIPGLSSVVTGYLPSVILKGFIYIVPFAMFGMAKLPGCISKSKEEIKACNMVFYFLVGNVFFLSVLSGSLLDEIGESFSHPKNFPSHLASAVSAQADFFMTYIITDGLSGFSLEILLPGLLFWDVIKSHTVGRGTEKDPYLYSLPYFRIIPMVSLSVLIGTVYAVVAPLLLPFLIGYFCLGYLVFINQIQDVYAIVYETCGQYWPYIHHYILVAIVLMQITMIGLFGLKSMPAASISTIPLLLLTLMFNEYCKKRFLPTFHHYSIQNAVEHDELDAKSSQMEVNYEDVINAYCSPCLRPVNFLASESSSTQPLVCSSSL